The following are encoded in a window of Ignicoccus islandicus DSM 13165 genomic DNA:
- the rpl4p gene encoding 50S ribosomal protein L4 — translation MYGNIWLEGRVLGLEDLKRPLYNLNGEQVDEIELPPTFMVPVRTDLIRRAFLSAFTARLQPKGRDPMAGKRTTAESLGIGYGMARVPRIKNSSRAAFINSARGGHLAFPPRPDKILHERINKKERRMAIISALAATARKEFVEARGHAIANVKSFPIIVVEDLENVSKAKELREIFVKLGIWDDVERAAEWRQRSTKGKMRGRRYKKRVGPLLIISNEDAPVRKGIGAFPGTEAVAVRLLSVKHLAPGGVPGRLTVITKPALEEIGRRFAP, via the coding sequence ATGTACGGTAACATATGGCTTGAAGGAAGGGTTTTAGGCCTAGAGGACCTCAAGAGGCCATTATATAATCTCAATGGGGAGCAAGTAGACGAAATAGAACTGCCACCTACCTTCATGGTACCTGTAAGGACGGATCTGATAAGAAGGGCGTTCTTGAGCGCCTTCACTGCAAGGCTTCAACCGAAGGGAAGAGACCCAATGGCTGGAAAGAGGACTACTGCAGAGAGCCTCGGTATAGGTTACGGTATGGCAAGAGTACCTAGGATAAAGAACAGCAGCAGAGCTGCGTTCATTAACTCAGCCAGAGGAGGCCACTTGGCGTTCCCTCCTAGGCCCGATAAGATACTCCATGAGAGGATAAACAAGAAGGAAAGGAGAATGGCAATAATAAGTGCCCTGGCTGCGACTGCTAGAAAGGAATTCGTGGAAGCTAGGGGTCACGCAATAGCTAACGTTAAGAGCTTTCCAATAATAGTAGTAGAGGACCTAGAAAACGTCTCAAAGGCCAAAGAGCTTAGGGAGATATTCGTAAAGCTAGGGATATGGGACGACGTCGAGAGAGCTGCCGAATGGAGGCAAAGGAGTACCAAAGGTAAGATGAGGGGAAGGAGATACAAGAAGAGAGTTGGTCCCTTACTAATAATTTCGAATGAAGACGCTCCCGTGAGAAAGGGAATAGGAGCATTTCCTGGCACCGAGGCCGTTGCAGTGCGCTTACTAAGCGTTAAGCACTTAGCTCCGGGAGGCGTTCCCGGAAGGTTAACCGTAATTACCAAGCCCGCGCTCGAGGAGATAGGGAGGAGGTTCGCGCCATGA
- a CDS encoding 50S ribosomal protein L23, which produces MRPEDVIIRVHHTEKTLALITNNNTLTFIVDRRANKRDVKRAVEELYQVKVEKVNTLITPTGEKKAYVKLKPEYSAEELASRLGLL; this is translated from the coding sequence ATGAGGCCTGAAGATGTTATAATAAGAGTTCATCACACTGAAAAGACTCTAGCCCTAATAACAAACAACAATACCTTGACATTCATAGTCGATAGGAGAGCCAATAAGAGGGACGTTAAGAGAGCTGTCGAAGAGCTCTATCAAGTGAAGGTAGAGAAAGTTAATACTCTCATAACGCCTACGGGAGAGAAGAAGGCATACGTCAAACTAAAACCAGAGTACAGTGCGGAAGAGTTGGCCTCGAGATTAGGTCTACTCTAA
- the rpiA gene encoding ribose 5-phosphate isomerase A, translating to MDPKLTAARMALEEVLKRQPKILGVGSGTTVHKFIDELSRSEFTGKVVSTSFDTTLRLKEKGFEVVDLMSVNRIDVSVDGADEVSTEPLSLIKGGGAALLREKVVAELSSFRIYIVDPSKVVEKPCDRGVPIPIEVVPVSLSAVTKNLERLGVKWSVRTGSGKLGPVITDNGNLVLDLECNRAWELLEEIKSLNGVAAVGVFERDLIDLVIVSDGRKYGKDTMQ from the coding sequence TTGGATCCAAAGTTAACGGCAGCTAGGATGGCATTAGAGGAGGTCCTTAAAAGGCAGCCAAAGATACTAGGGGTTGGCTCAGGCACTACAGTCCATAAGTTTATAGACGAACTCTCTAGGTCCGAGTTCACGGGGAAAGTAGTTTCCACTAGCTTCGACACTACCTTAAGATTGAAGGAGAAGGGGTTCGAAGTAGTTGACCTAATGAGCGTTAATCGAATAGACGTAAGCGTAGACGGGGCAGACGAAGTTTCCACTGAACCCCTTTCCTTAATAAAAGGGGGGGGTGCTGCCTTACTTAGAGAAAAGGTCGTAGCCGAGCTCTCCTCTTTTAGGATATACATCGTTGATCCTTCGAAGGTAGTTGAGAAGCCTTGCGACAGGGGCGTACCAATACCGATAGAGGTGGTTCCAGTAAGTTTAAGTGCTGTTACGAAGAACCTTGAGAGATTAGGGGTTAAATGGAGCGTTAGGACAGGGAGCGGCAAGTTAGGACCCGTAATAACCGATAACGGGAACCTCGTTCTAGATCTTGAATGCAATAGAGCTTGGGAACTTCTAGAGGAAATCAAATCTCTTAACGGCGTTGCCGCGGTTGGCGTTTTCGAAAGAGACTTGATAGACTTGGTAATAGTGAGCGATGGAAGGAAATATGGCAAGGATACGATGCAATGA
- a CDS encoding 50S ribosomal protein L3: MGARKKEAPRRGSAGLRPRKRAESLVPRVRSWPQVDVVKPLAFLGYKVGMTHAIIVDDREHVDTAGQEIFMPVTVIETPPMVALGLRVYGYDPNVGHYTLGEFWKDPSDSLRNAFGEDVLRKYLLGFSKRLPHMVEPLGSGKGFKLNLKEKEIDVDLDKVKKVSLIMSTIPFLAGGVEKKAIDILEVKIGGQVQEAFEYAKGKLGGLIDVEEVIEAGKFVDVIGVTKGKGFQGVIKRFGVKELPKWHKHRKGSRRVGARSSGRGTSSYVPQPGQMGFHRRTDYNKRVIMISDDPSKINVAGGWLHYGLVKSKYVVLAGSVFGPPKRPIILRLPVRPPSWEPAGAPPIRYISLSSKQGN; this comes from the coding sequence TTGGGAGCAAGGAAGAAAGAAGCGCCACGACGAGGTTCAGCCGGTCTGAGGCCCAGGAAGAGAGCAGAGAGCCTCGTGCCTAGAGTTAGGTCGTGGCCTCAAGTGGATGTGGTCAAGCCCTTGGCCTTCCTTGGATATAAGGTAGGTATGACCCATGCGATAATAGTCGACGACAGAGAGCACGTAGATACGGCCGGTCAAGAAATCTTCATGCCAGTGACAGTTATCGAAACTCCTCCAATGGTGGCCTTAGGCCTTAGGGTATATGGCTACGACCCTAACGTAGGTCATTACACACTGGGAGAGTTCTGGAAGGACCCAAGCGACAGCTTGAGGAACGCCTTCGGCGAAGACGTCCTAAGGAAATACCTACTAGGCTTCAGTAAGAGATTGCCGCATATGGTTGAACCACTGGGCTCAGGAAAGGGCTTCAAGCTTAACTTAAAGGAGAAGGAGATAGACGTGGACCTCGACAAAGTTAAGAAGGTATCTCTTATAATGTCTACCATTCCTTTCTTAGCAGGCGGCGTTGAGAAGAAGGCCATAGACATCCTAGAGGTTAAGATAGGTGGTCAAGTACAAGAAGCGTTCGAGTACGCTAAAGGTAAGCTAGGTGGTCTAATAGACGTAGAAGAGGTAATTGAGGCAGGAAAGTTCGTAGATGTAATAGGTGTAACGAAAGGCAAGGGCTTCCAAGGAGTCATAAAGAGATTCGGAGTAAAGGAGCTTCCGAAATGGCATAAGCACAGGAAAGGCTCTAGGAGGGTCGGTGCGAGGTCTTCCGGTAGAGGAACCTCGAGTTACGTCCCTCAGCCCGGTCAAATGGGCTTCCACAGAAGGACCGACTACAATAAGAGAGTAATAATGATAAGCGATGATCCCTCTAAGATCAACGTAGCCGGTGGTTGGCTCCACTATGGCTTAGTTAAGAGTAAGTACGTGGTACTCGCTGGAAGCGTATTTGGACCTCCAAAGAGACCAATAATATTAAGGCTACCCGTGAGACCTCCGAGCTGGGAGCCGGCTGGAGCGCCACCCATCCGCTACATAAGTTTAAGTTCCAAACAAGGCAATTGA